ACCTACCTTATTCCCAAATTCATACTGGCTATGCGCTTTTCCTTTGGCAATACATCGGGTAAAAGGCTTGTGAATGCTGTAAATTTTATCGGCATCGTTTCTTTTTTGTGTGACAACCTTGGTGTACAATGTCATTAAATCTTTATAAAATTCTTGCTGTTCTGCATTAAAATTCCGTTGCAATTCACGAATCAGTCTCATGGCGATGGTTTTGAGCTGTCTTTGAGATTTCCTTGCCGCTTTTGCCCGCTTGGGATGTTTTCCGTTGTAGGTGTTGCGCACCATTTGTTTGCTGACTTTTGTGTAGCGTTGTCTTTGTTTTATGCCTTCATTTCCGGCTATTTTGTTGCAATAATCAATCACTTTTTTGCACAATTTTGCATCGGTAGGAAAAGAGGTATTATTCTCCTGAACGGTAGTATCGGACAAAACAAAATTTGAGGTGTTCGTCTTGGCATCGTGCATTCTTACGCTGTAGGCAAAGATTTTTTCGATACCTTTTTCGCCAATTCTTTTTCGGAAATGAACAAAATTACTCGGGTCACAAGGAAATTCGTGTTCAAAGAAAACCCTGCCACAAAAATGCTGCATATAAGGATTCATGATCCAGGCTTTTTCCAACGTCTCATCGCCCAAATTATACAAATGTTTCAGTAGCAAACAACCCACCATAAACCGAATCGGATGGCTCGGATTGCCCACTTTGGAATACAAGGGCGAAAATTCTTTCTCAAAATAATTCCAATCTATTTTTTCTGAAAGTAGAACAAGTTCATGCTCGTGGTCAATAAAATCCACCAACATTGGGCGGAATAATTCTGGCTTCTTTTCTGGATTTTTCCCCAACATATTTGCAAGGTTTTAAAGCTCTAAGATACAAATTCTTGCAATAAAAAACAAGCTATTTAAACCCAAAATACTAATAATCAGTAAATTATAGGTGGTTTAAGGAGAGACTAATTACGAATATCTTTTAAAGAATTATCCACGAAGCTGGTTTAAAATTTTTAGCGAAAGAGAAAAACTGGGAAGATCCAATACTTTTTTACATAAGAATGGATGGCTGGAAGTAAATGTAAGCATGGAAAAAGATTCTGTACAAAAAAGAGCAGAAGCCAAGCTGAAATTTTACAGAGAAGATCTTGCTAAAACACAGAAAATATCTGCAAAAAGAATTCAGGCACTGGAAGATATAATTATATTTCTAAAAGATAAAGGAAGTGTATATCTTGTAAGAATCCCTGGTTCTGGTGAAATTATGAATGTTGAAAACAGATATTGTTCTGATTTCAGCCAACGAATTCAAATGATCTCAAAAAAACATAATATTATCTTTTTTGATTTTTCTTCAAAAGCTAAAGATTACATCTATACCGACGGAAATCATATGTATAAAGAATCCGGAAAAGTTTTTACCTCACAGATCGCGGATTCTATACTTTCGAATACAAAACAGTTAAAATAAATATTCTCTGAAATTGATATTGTAAAGCCCGGACCGAATGCTTTTGTAATCTGTAAAAAGATACTTGGCGATCATTTTCCACTTTTTCAATGTTGGAGCAAGAGCTATTTCGTAGCTTCTGTGCATTCTTTTAATGTGTAGTTTTATATCTTCCGGAATGTTGTTTTCCTTCTGTGCCCATTCGTTTACTTCTTTCCACAGCAGAACCCGGGTGATGGCAGGATTTACCTTTTTAGAATCTACAGCTGTAATTCTATTGCTTTCATGAACGCCTCTCATGGCTATTGCTTGATCCAGAATTCCTGGATAAAGATCCACATAATAAGAT
This window of the Chryseobacterium indicum genome carries:
- a CDS encoding IS5 family transposase codes for the protein MLGKNPEKKPELFRPMLVDFIDHEHELVLLSEKIDWNYFEKEFSPLYSKVGNPSHPIRFMVGCLLLKHLYNLGDETLEKAWIMNPYMQHFCGRVFFEHEFPCDPSNFVHFRKRIGEKGIEKIFAYSVRMHDAKTNTSNFVLSDTTVQENNTSFPTDAKLCKKVIDYCNKIAGNEGIKQRQRYTKVSKQMVRNTYNGKHPKRAKAARKSQRQLKTIAMRLIRELQRNFNAEQQEFYKDLMTLYTKVVTQKRNDADKIYSIHKPFTRCIAKGKAHSQYEFGNKVGLITTANKGKKIILGIKAFLQTPYDGHTIEPLLEQMETGGQKLPKELVYDRGGRGKSEIKGVKISIPSTPRKKDTAYQKQTKRKKFRTRAAIEPIIGHLKTDFRLAKNYFMGETGPQINALLAATAWNMKKMMELLKQKIIFLFYKIQIMLFSNPVFKNKLNSGFC